A genome region from Streptomyces pratensis includes the following:
- a CDS encoding transposase — protein MAALAGKRHAVVAAEPTAEPRALGQQIHDERGIEWIDDPLPEARGPLSRGQRCDLVLLTAVRMHLDERQRPLTMKSIGDLLVREGRVVLSLRHAPVRAGQRMLRGDGVYSSRANGAHLRRRGIGCTIPEPADQVRNRRRCGPRGGGRPPFLDREDYKARHAVECGIAVSSNTGPVAPLFDNIAARFEATVQVAAIHQWL, from the coding sequence GTGGCCGCGCTCGCCGGCAAGCGGCACGCGGTCGTCGCCGCTGAACCCACCGCGGAACCACGTGCTCTGGGTCAGCAGATCCATGACGAACGGGGCATCGAATGGATCGACGACCCGTTGCCCGAGGCGAGAGGGCCTCTCAGTCGCGGCCAACGGTGCGATTTGGTCCTTCTGACAGCCGTGCGGATGCACCTGGACGAACGGCAGCGGCCATTGACGATGAAGAGCATCGGCGACCTACTCGTTCGCGAAGGACGGGTAGTCCTCTCCTTACGGCACGCCCCCGTCCGGGCCGGGCAGCGGATGTTGCGCGGCGATGGAGTGTACTCTTCACGCGCGAATGGCGCCCACCTGCGCAGACGTGGCATCGGGTGCACGATTCCTGAGCCGGCCGATCAGGTCCGCAACCGCAGGCGCTGCGGACCACGTGGCGGTGGCCGTCCGCCCTTCCTCGACCGCGAGGACTACAAGGCCCGGCACGCGGTCGAGTGCGGGATAGCCGTCTCGAGCAACACCGGGCCCGTGGCGCCCCTGTTCGACAATATTGCGGCTCGGTTCGAGGCGACGGTTCAGGTCGCGGCGATTCATCAGTGGCTGTGA